A segment of the Chitinophagaceae bacterium genome:
AGGGTAAAGCAAGGTTTGCATACTTTAATGCATTCTTAAAATCGCCATTGGCAGAATATCCTCTTACAAGGCCAACAAGTGTTGTGTATTGATTCGGGTTTTTATCAAAATTCATTTTAAAAACAACCAGTGCTTCTGCAGGTTTCTTCAGCTGTATCAAAGTCCTGGCATATTGATGCAGGTCATTCAGGCTGCCAAACGGAATAGCTTTTTTCATGATTGCAGCGGCTTCATCTTTGCGATCGAGTTTTTCAAGGATCTGTGCTCTTGTACTCCATGCACCAAAAGATCTTTCACCACCGAAATTATTGGTAGAAGAATCTGTCCAAAGTAATGCTTCTTCTAAATTGGTATTGTGCTGCAGACACCATTGTGCTGCCTGGTCCCAGCTTTGCCAGATGAATCCTTTCTCTGTTCTTAATTCATTTCTGAAAGAAGTAATCTGCTCTTTTATATAATCTGTTTCAATTTTAAACGGAATCATCAGCTTCTCCCATTGCAAAGCAACAGTGGCACTGTTTTCAGTTTCATTCATGAATTCATATTTCAGCCATTCAACTGATTTGTCAATTGCAACCGGTTTTACTTTTACACGCAATACATCTTCTTTATCGTTGTAATAATAATGCCCCCATGAAGTAGAGTTGGAAGAGAAGATCAGTGTACATTCAGTTGGATCATAGGCTATAAAAAAACCATACTTGCCTGCCGCTAATTTTTTTCCTTCTATCAGTACATCTGTACTGAACTCGAATATGGTATTTTCATTGGCACCAGCACGCCAGGGGGCTGACTTACTGCTGCCAAAACCCGGATCAGTAAAACCAACCGGAACAAGACCTCCCCATACTTTTCCTTCACGGCCTTTTACACCAGGACGGTCGTAATGAATGGTTACATCTGTTAAGCCGATACGTTCACTTACCGATGCTTTTTTATTTCCACCACTTGGAGTAACCGTTAAAGGAATTTGTGAAAAAGAATTGAATGTAAGGTTGCCTGCAAACAGCAACAGGAAGATTGTTTTTTTCATTATGATAAGTTTTGATTACAACAAGCTATGAAAACTATTGGATGAGCTTTCAGCTTATTGTGACGATTGTATTATTGACAGGATGGACGGAATAACCTGTTAAATGAAAATGAAAAAGCCACTCAACTGAGTGGCTTCCTGTTATTATTCAAAAAATTTATTAAGCTGTTTTTGTTTTCAGTAATCCTGTTTTCAACAATGTATATCCTCCAAAGAATACTGCACAGAAAACAACAGTTGCGTAGAGGCTTCCGGTATAAAAAGGAATGGCTTCAGTGTAAGCAAGCGTTAATCCTGCTGCTGTTTTAGCATAAGGCAGATTGTTGATGTCAAGTCCACCGCCAATCCATACCAGGAAATTACTGATGAAGAAATAAACAGTTGGGCCAACTAATGCACCTAAACCAATCTGCCATGCTTTGCTCTGGTTAATGAAGAAGCCAATAACAGTTAAACCTGCAAATAATATGTAGTTGGTCAACTGTCCGCCATAAAAACCTTTTATAGAAGAAAGACCTAAGCTGTATAATGATTGGTATAATGCATCACTTATAAACATACTGATCAGTGGAAGTGCAAACGCAAATTTCCTGTCCTTAATCACAGAACCGGCAAATAATGCCATGGCAATCTGCGGAGCAAAGCCCAGTGGACGGTTAGGGAGAATGCGGTACAATGCTGCAACAACGATTAGGGCCAGCAATGTGAAAACGATATTTTTATTAAACTTCATAATTCTTGCTTGAGCGACAAAAATAACTAAAAACAAGTCCACAAACTTCATTTTGTGTAACCGGCTTTTTTCCTCAATATGTGGATAAGCCGAAATGAGTTATTTTAGAGGAATGGCAAAACACCTGGAAACTGGTAAAGAAGGGGAAGAAATGGCCGCCGCATGGCTGCTGGGTCAGGGCTTTACCATTCTTCACCGCAACTGGAAGCATTCTTATTTTGAACTGGATGTGATTGCAGAAAGGGAAGGAGTTCTTCACTTTATTGAAGTGAAGACAAGAACAACGGATACTTACGGCCATCCTGAAGAAGGTGTAACGGCAAAAAAACTGGAACGGCTGATGAATGCCGGGGAAGAGTTTCTGAATGTATACCCTGTTTGGGAGAGGATTCACTACGATATTCTCAGCATCCGTTTATATTCCAATAAAGCGCCGGAGTATTTTTTTATTGAAGATGTTTCATAGCCGATAATCATTAGTCGTAAGCCGATAGTGAAACTGATAACTAACTACTGCAAACTATCGGCTATCCACTGCTAATACTTCGGATTTACACCTGTATAACTGAACGGAGTAACCGCTTTCAATTCTTTTTTCACTTCAGCACTTACTTTCAATCCTTTAATAAAATCCTGCATTGTTTTTTGGGTGATGGCTGCATTGCCTCTTGTAAGATCTTTCAATGCTTCGTATGGATTGGGATAATGTTCTCTTCTTAAAATTGTTTGAATGGCTTCAGCCACAACTGCCCAGTTGTTATCCAGGTCCTGTTTGATCTTGTCTTCATTCAGCAGCAATTTGCCCAAACCTTTTTCAATTGATTTCAAGGAAAGAATGGAATGAGCAAAAGGAACGCCGATATTTCTTAAAACAGTTGAATCGGTCAGGTCACGCTGCAATCTTGAAACCGGAAGTTTGGCTGAAAGATGTTCCCACAATGCATTGGCAATACCGAGGTTTCCTTCAGCATTTTCAAAATCAATGGGGTTTACTTTATGCGGCATGGCGCTGCTGCCAATTTCACCTTTCTTGATTTTTTGTTTGAAATAATCCATCGATACGTACGTCCAGATATCACGGCAAAGATCAATTAAGATGGTGTTGATGCGTTTGATGCTGTCCATTTGTGCAGCAAGATTATCGTAATGTTCAATTTGTGTAGTAAACTGCTGACGTTGCAATCCCAATTTCTTTTCTACAAATTCATTCCCGAATTTGATCCAGTCGGTTTTTGGATAAGCCACATGATGTGCATTGAAATTGCCGGTAGCACCACCAAACTTTGCTGTGGTTGGTAACACAGATAATTGCTGCAGTTGATTTTCCAAACGTTCAACATAAACCATGATCTCTTTTCCAAGTTTGGTAGGAGAGGCGGCCTGTCCATGTGTGCGGGCAAGTAGTGGAATATCTTTCCAGTCTTTTGCCAGTGAACGCAAACGGATGAGCAGGTTTGAATAAGCCGGCATCAGTTCATTTTCCAGTGCATCTTTCCATAAACGCGGAATGGCGGTATTGTTGATATCCTGTGAGGTTAAACCAAAATGAATCCATTCTTTGAGCGAAGAAAGTTGCAGAAAATCCAGTTCTTTTTTCAGGAAATATTCCACCGCTTTTACATCATGATTGGTGATGCTTTCGAGGTTTTTGATTTCTGCCGCTTTATCAATTGAAAAAGAGGAGACCACTTCTTTTAATGCTTTCTGCTGCTGGGCTGATAACTTAAAAACTTCTTTTCAGACAGGAAAATAAAATAATCCACTTCCACCTGCACACGGTAACGGATGAGTGCAAACTCAGAAAAATAAAGATCCAGTTGCTGCAGTTGATTGCGGTAACGTCCGTCAATCGGGGAAATGGCTGTAAGGTTTTGAAGTTCCATGAAGAAGTTTATAAAGTTTGTAGTTTCTGGTTGTATACTTTCGGGTGTCAACTTTCACCGGTACAGGTAATTTTGGTTTAAATCCTTTCTGTACAGGCTCAAATAAAAAACCTTTTCTTTGCAGCGCAAAAGTAAATGAATTGAAGAATACCGACGTAACAAAACTCCTGTTGTCGGTTTAATTAGTCGGTATTATGCTTTAGGTTAGATAACGGAAATTATGAGCGAAACGCATAAGATAAAAGTTGGAGCAGTCAGTTATTTAAACACAAAACCCATGATGTATGGGATGAAGTCAGCTGCATTCCTGGAAGCCCATGAGCTGATTCCTGATTACCCGGCGAAAGTGGCTGATATGCTGAAAAGCGGGGCCGTGGATGTGGGTTTGGTGCCTGTGGCTTTGCTGCACGACCTGCCCCAGTATTATATCGTCAGCGATTACTGTATTGCATCTGATTACGAAGTGGCTTCCGTTTGTTTATTCAGCGAAGTGCCGGTTAAAGATTTGACCACTGTTTATCTCGATTACCAGAGCCGAACTTCTGTTGCCCTGGCGAAAGTGCTGATGAAAGAATTCTGGGGTATCAATCCAATACTGGTTGATGCAAAAGATGAAAGCTACCGTACAAAAATCAACGGAACAACAGGTGCTGTTGTAATTGGCGACAGGGCTTTGGAGCAACGCCGTCTCTCAACTTATATCTACGATCTTGCCAATGAATGGCGTGCCATGACCTCTCTGCCATTTGTATTTGCAGTGTGGGTGAGTTTGAAACCCATGAGTGAAGAATGGATCAAGACCTTTAATGCAGCCAATGCCGCTGGTATGCAGAAGCTCGATGAAATTGCAGAAGAGCAGAAATTTTCCTCTTACGATCTAAAGAAATATTATACCAATAATATTAATTACCTGCTGGATGAAGAAAAAAGAAAAGGGATGAATAGATTTCTTGAGTTTTTGAATGTGTAATTAACGGATTAATGAAAAGGTTCCGTTTCTGAACTCTCTGTTTTTTGTTTTAGTGATCGCCAGGTTTTTATCTGATCAAAGTATTTATATTGCATAATGTTTTGTAACCTTTAAAAACAAAAAAGTATGAAAAAACTCATCTCGCCACTTTTATTTATTTCAGCATGTTTTATTTTCTTAATTGCCTGCAAATGGCCCGCTGGACCAGCTGGCGCAACAGGTGCAACTGGCCCTGTCGGACCAACTGGAGCGACAGGAGCAACCGGACCAACTGGTGCAACAGGTGCTACAGGAACTGCTAATGTTATCTATTCAAATTGGATAACAGTAACAAATGCAGAGTGGTCAAATACTGGGCAGCTTGCGACAAGTCATAATAAAGATCTTAGTGCTCCGGGTGTTACTGCTGCAATAGTTAATCAGGGTGTTGTCTTGGTTTATATGTATTTTGATGTTCCAAATACTATAAGATTATTACCCTGGTTTGACGGAACTTTTTTGATATCACATTTTGTAGAGCATGTTCAGGTAGGCACTATCAGGGTAGGCACAAGAAGATTTGATAATGCAGCCTTTGTAAATAATTATGCACCTATTTATTATCGGTATATTTTAATTCCTGGAGGAGTTTCTGGCGGTCGTTATACGTCGGGCCAACTTGCCGGTTATACAGTTGATCAGGTAAAAAGCATGGATTATAAACAAGTAGTTGAACTGCTTAGTATTCCAGACACAGGCACAAATATTAAATAAGTTTATTTATCAGTATTGAAATGCATTCTTAACCAAGAGTGCATTTTTTTTGCCCATTAATAGAAATATAGAAAGAATAAAAAGAAATTTTTTCAGAGAGAATCTGCGTAAGGGGGATAAATCAGCAGCTAACGGATCAATGTAAAGGTTCCATTTCTGAACACATAACTTTCACAACTTGTTTTTGCTTTAATCATGTAGGAAAATACATCCGGGTTCTGTTGAACTCCTTTATACGTTCCATCCCAGCATTTTGTTGGATCCTTTGTATAGAAAACACGTTCACCCCAGCGGTTGAAAATGCTGAATTCAATTTCAAGAATAACACCCCAGTATTTAGTTCCGTAACAGTCATTCACACCATCATTATTTGGTGTAAATGCATTGGGCATCAGGTACCCTCCTTTATTATCAGCATTAACAAGCACTAAGATGCTGTCCGTGTTCATGCATCCGTCTAAATCTGTTCCCGTTACAATATAATTTGTTGTTACAGTGGGAGAAGCTATTGGGTTATAAACAGCCGGATTGTTTAATGTGCCTGCAGGCAACCAACTGTAAATTGTTGCACCGGATGCTGTCAACTGACTCTGGTTAGAGCTGCAATCAATATCGTTTGATTTGGTAAGTGAGAGCAAAGGCAAAGGCAACACGGTCACTGTTGTTGAGAGTGTTGTTGAGTTATGACAGACAGTATCAGTAATCAATACAGAATAGGGAGTTGTTGTTTGTGGAGAAGCTAAGGGGTTTGCTACAGAAGCATTATTAATTGTCGAAGCATTATCCCAGCTGTAAGTATCACCGCCTGATGCAGAAAGCTGAACAGAGTCATTTGTACAGATATCAACAGGCGGATTGATAATAAAATTATTTGCCGAGCGAATATCAACCTGAACAGAATCAATGTTACTGCAATTGTTTGCATCCTTAACCGCTACATAATATTTTGTATTGGAAGATGGAGATGCAACAGGATTCGGAATAAGATTATTATCAAGCGAAGCAGCCGGCGACCATGTATACGATGTCCCTCCGCCTGCACTAAGTTGAAGTGTGGCATTATTACAAAGCAGTGTATCGTTTGTAATTGTAATTACAGGTTTTGGATGAACTGTAATGGTAATACTGTCTTTGGAAATACAACCAAAGCTGTTTGTTCCTGTAACAAAATACTGAGTGGTAGAACCAGGGGCTGCAATTGGGTTTGATATGTTGGGATTTGAGATGCCTGTAGAAGGAGACCAGGTATAGGTTGATGCCCCGGTAGTTGCCAGTTGAGTTTGTGTTCCTTCACAAACAGCAAGATCAGAATTTGTGTTTATGACTGGAGTATCAACAGTAATTTTTACACTGTCTCTTTTAATGTAGACAGGTGAGAAGGATATGTCGTCTAAGGCAAAATCATTTCCAAAAAAGATCGTATTCTTATTGATAATTGAAATCGTAGCAGAAGTGGCATTGCCGGAGTTCCAGGTTGTATAAAATTGATTCCAGTTACAGGGTGGAACACTTGCATTGATAACGCTGCCAAGTGAATTTCCATTAATTGAAAAAGCTAACTGTGCCGGATTAGGATTCGAAATTGAACTGATCCAGGTTGAGAAAGAATAATTTGTATTTGGAGTTACGGTAACGGTGGTTTTCCAAACTTCAAGGTTAGCTATTTCCGAACCGTTTACCAACATCATATTCCCATTACCTGTAGTATGATCAGTACAGGGAAAGTGTGCAGAATACCAAGCCTGCGGACTTGTGCCGACAAAGTACTCAGCATCTTTTGTATTATTACTTGTATAGAAATATTGCGATGAAAAACCTGTATTCCCAGCACTGAAGTTTCCGTTTGTAATCAGGTTACTGCCGTTGCTTTCAGTAGTGAGATAGTATGTTATGGATTGCGTAGCAGAACTTATTGGATTTTGAGCAGAAGGATTATTCAGAAAAGTTGTTGGTGACCAGCAATAGGAAAGAGCCGATGAAGATAACAGCTGCTTGGGTATTCCAATGCAGATGGTCGTGTCATTTGTCAGGATTGTTTGATTATCATTCTGAATTCCAACAGAAATATTTTTTCTGACAGTGTCAATACAGGTGCCATAATCCTGAATCATTACAACCTGGTAATTTCCGGGATTTGTATAGGTATGTAATGCTGTTGATGAACCGGTTGCGGTATTCGTATCACCAAAGTCCCAGGCTATACTGTTGTAAGAGGTTGAAGTTGTTGAGAAAGTAATTGCATTGGGAGAGCATGGATTACGGGAAAAGGAAAAATCGTTTTTAATTGTACAGGGGGCTTGCACGGTTTGGCAACTGCCAACAATAGCTTTTACTTCGTCTTCATTAATTGCTCTGTTATAAATTCTTACATCGTCCATTTCGCCATTGAACCAATAGGGGAACGTAGGGTCATCCATTTTGCCCATAAAGAGATCATGGGTATTACTGAAATTATATCCCGGTGAAAAATTATTTAGAACTAATTGGCAGTTGATATACAGTTTAGCATAGGTTCCATCATAGGTATAAATTACACTTACCCACTCATTTTTTGTTACATATGGAGTATAACCACCAGCTGCTCCTGCGCCGTGCCCCGAGTAGTTTTGATGAATAGTATCGGGAGGTGAATAGGTACAATTTGTGCCATTGCTATACATTTCATCTCCAAATCTCAACCTAAATGTTGTTGTTGGCGCAGCATCTAAGCCCTTCATTAAAATTGCGTTCCCATGGCAAGTACCATAGTAAAAACCAGTTGTTTTTACAAAAGCAGCCAATGTAATACTACTGCTCATGTTTAAAGTGGGACTGTTGGGTATTTGTATGTAGTTGTTGATTCCGTTAAACTTGTAAGCGCTGTTTGGGTTATTAACCCTGTCAGCCGTTAAAGTAGCGTTATTAAAAACCGGATTATTATTATTACCGCTAACATCATTTGCGTTACCATTAAACGGGTAATGGGCCATTAAACCCTGGTTCAGGTTTACTTGCGCAAATAGTGTTTCAGAAGTCAGCAGTAACAGAAATAATAGTCTGATCATAGAGGAGTATAACCAAAAATAGGTATAAAACTGATGCTAATATACCCTTAAGTGTTTATCATTAAATGATCTTTATCAGGCTAAGTTTTTATAAGCACTTTTCAGGCAGAAAACTGTATTGATATAAGTATCGGCGTAAACAAAATAACCATGTACTTTAAGAAAATCAAGAATCTCGGTTTTTTTGATTTCTTTATTGTTTTCTATGAACCCTAATGTCTCAATACAAAAAACCTCCGGCTTGTATTTGCTGAAATCAAGACTTTTCAGAATATCAAAATCTAAGCCTTCTACATCAATAGAAACAAGATTTGGGTGAGGAGAGAAGTATTGCTCAATGATTTCGTTTATGTGAACAAGTTTCATTTTAATGACTTTTTCCACTTTGTGCATACCAATTTCTTCGTTTCCTGTATGTTCCCAGAAGTCTGCTTCTTCTTTTGAGAAAGTATTTAACCCGTTAAACTTCTCTGGAAATGCATAGAAATCTGCTTCTCTTCTTTCACCAAAAGCGACTCCAACATTCAAACAGGTGTCCCTTTTACGTTTCTGCTGTATTTTTTTACAGAGAACCGGGTTTGGCTCCACACAAACTCCCTTGCTGCCCCGCTTATATAATCTGTATGTATTACTTAAGGCAATTGGGTCGTTGGCCCCAATGTCAAGGTAAGTTGGGTTTTGAATATTAAGGTGACTGAACAAATCACTAATAATGATATCTTCGCCACTTTGTGCATAGCTTGATCTGATATGTTTAAATAAGGTTGTGACAAGTATTTTTTTTAGTGTCTTTTTAAAAGAAATTGGCATAAGATTTAAGATTGATTCTCAACTGTAACGAAGATACAGGATGCAGAAGTTTTTGGTTAAAAATTATTCAGTAATTCAAATCTGAGATATCAGTAATATATTATGAAAGAGTTTATCAGAAATATCCTGCAACGATTTGGGTATGACATTATTAAAACTGGTCTGCCTTATTTCCCCAGAAGTAAAAAAAACGGAGTAGTCAATGTTGGGAAATACCCGGTCCAAATGCCCGGGAATAGTATGCAGTTAATCAACTACCGGCTTTACCCTACTCTGAATATTCAGCTTGGACGACTGGCTGTTGCAATTCATAAAAAATATCCAGGCGTGACTGTGATTGATGTTGGTGCCAATGTTGGTGATACAATCGCAGTTCTGAAATCAGCCATCGATCTGCCGGTAATTGCAGTTGAAGGCGATGAGGTATGTTATGAATTTCTGCAACAGAATATTCAACAGTTTCACAATATTTCATTAGTTAAGTCTTATCTCGGAGAGAAATCACAAAGTATTAATGTAAACCTTGAGCATGCAGGGTGGAATACTACAATCATTCCGGAGGAAAAGGGGAGCCGGCAGATTGTATTCAAAACATTGGATGAAATTATCGTAGCCGGTGGTTTTTCCGACCGACAGCTCAAATTACTTAAAGTGGATGTGGAAGGGTTTGATACAATTGTTTTAAGAGGAGCTTCAGAAATCATCCGGAAGCATCGGCCTGTATTATTTTTTGAGTATAACAGAAAAAGCATGAAAGCTATCAATGAAGATGGACTTTCAACCATCCTCTCATTTGAAAAATCAGGCTATGACAAAATTGTTTTTTTTGATCACAAAGGGAACCTTGTTTTAGCTACGGACATGCAGAATAGTGAGGTAATTACATATATGCATAATTACATCTCTTCAGAAAAAAAATCTGTTGGCCTATTATGATATCTGCCTGTTTCACAAGGAAGATAAAGATGTTGCTGAGGATTTTTTAGCTGTGGAAAGAAATTACTTATAATTAATTTTAACGAAGTAGAAAACGAATAAATTAAACCAGATGAAAAAATTAATCATCAATCTTTTGTCAAAAGCGGGATACCAGGTCATTAATAAATCCAAGATCAATTTTTCTGTCAACGATTATCAATATGAAGTGATATTGCCGTATGCAAATTATGCACCGTGGCTGAAGGATACTGAGTTTCAGACTATCTATAAAAAAATAAAGGATCATACACTGGTTGATATGTACCGCTGTTATGAATTGTGGCAGTTAACTGAAGAAATTCATTCGATTGATCCATCAGCCGGTTTCCTGGAAGTAGGTGTTTGGAAAGGAGGCACAGCAGGTGTTCTTGGTAAGAAATTAGCTTTATTGAATTCCGGAGTACCTCTTTATCTGGCCGACACATTTACAGGCATAGTAAAAGCTTCAGAAAAAGATGAGTTTTATAATGGTGGAGAGCATGCGGATACAACTTTTGAAACAGTAGATACATTAATGAAAGGCATTTACAGCAATTATAAAATATTAACCGGGATTTTTCCGAATGATACTGCTCATCAGATTAAACCAGATGAAAAATTCGGGCTTTGCCATATTGATGTTGATGTTTATCAATCAGCTAAAGATATTGTTGAGTGGATATGGGACAGATTGATTATTGGCGGAATGATTGTTTTTGATGATTATGGTTTTCATACAACTACAGGTGTAACAACATATGTGAATGAACAGAAAAACATGTCAGACAGAGCCATCATTTATAATTTAAACGGTCATGCAGTAATTGTTAAAATTAAATAAGCAGTTTGTGTTAATCATTTAATTGCTTCACAATTTTTTCAAACTGCGGCTGGTAACAAAAGTCGTAACCATTTTTTCCTTCGGGAATCACATTGGGACATTCAAAACATACTTCCAGTACACGTTTTACTTTCAGTGCTTCCGCCAAAGCAAACGGGAAGGATTGATTTCCTATGAAAAATTTACTTCCTGCAATTATCTGTGCCATCTCCAGAAAATTAGAAACAGCTTTATATTTTAAAGCAGGTAATACCTGTTTCAGATCCTCATATTCTTCTTTCAGTCCAACGAAAGTAATGTTGGGATAGGCTTTCAGGAAATCATAGCTGATACCGGGCGCCCTGTACCGGAAACTTCTGGCTATTACAATTTCATCTTTGAAAGTGGAGTCCGGTGTAACTGTTAACCAGGGTTTTCCAAGATCAGCAGTGATACCATACATATGAAAATACCAGCGGCAGATATGATTGGTATTATAATCAAAGGGAAATTTTCGGAATTCGTCCAGATCGTAATCAATCCGCTGATCTGTTAATACATCACACACTTCAAATCCCGGCTGAGCCAGTAAAAGCGGGGCCAGCATCTCCACACTTTTCTCTGTCAAGATCTTGCCTTTGTTGGCATGCTTCATGCTTTTTTTATAAAGCGATTTCTGGTTGATCTGGAGGTGCAGATTAATTTTCTTTTCTCCTGCAAGGGCTTTCATGGCTGGGATGGCATAAATAACATCGCCCACCAAACCGAAATGTTTAAAATGAACAGCATCTGCTTCAGTAACGGGGTAGAGGTTGGGCTGGCTCAGCTTCGAAAGTGCTTTTGTGAAAAGTTTTCGTTTCGCCTCCTGCTTGAATACTGCAATATATAGCCGTTCAAAAATGTTCATGCGCTGATTTTCTGGTCGGCTCAAAAATAGCCATTTTACAGCATTGTAAAAGGCTCAGCTTCCGGCGCTCTCATTACTGCATTAAAGGAAATGTGCTAACTTGCCGCCGTTCGATTCTACAGGAAAAATCGCTGTCGGTTGAAACAATCAATAAAGCTTGGCTGTCTTATGCTCAGGAAAATAAACTTACTGTTTTACTATCTGTTCAGGTATCCTGCCTATAAAATTCGGTTGGGCAAAATTGGTTCTTCCACCCGTTTGATTAATCCGAAAATCGACGGGCATTCCCGCATTTTTATTGGTTCAAAAGTATACATCAGCGATAAAGGCTGGCTGGCCTGTGAGCCGCTTACAGGTGATGAGAATTGCAGTCTTACCATTGGTGACGGTACTTATATTGGCAGATTCAGTCATATTTATTCTACTTCTAAAATTGAGATCGGAAAGAAAGTGCTGATGGCAGATAAGGTTTATCTGAGCGATAACCTGCACAGCTATCAGAATATTGATCTGCCGGTTATTGATCAACCTATACGGCAAACAAACCCTGTGATGATTGGTGACGGTGCGTGGATAGGAGAGAATGTTTGTGTAATTGGCGCCAGTGTGGGTAAGAACAGTGTGATTGGTGCCAATTCAGTGGTGACAAAAGATATTCCTGATTACTGTATTGCTGTTGGTTCACCCGCCATCATCATCAAGCGTTATAATTTTGATACGAAGCAATGGTGCATGACAGATAAAGAAGGACAGTTCATTTAAGTATAAGACGAATGAGTAAAACAATATTAATTACAGGAGGCGCAGGTTTTATCGGTTCGAATCTTGCTTTGCATCTGCTTCAGCATGGATATGAAGTAACGGTGCTGGATAACCTGAGTGAACAGATTCATGGTGCAGATCCTGCAACAACTTCTCCGTTATATACTTCCATTAAGGACAATGTTCATTTTATAAATGGAACCGTTACATCGGTTGAAGACTGGAAGGAAGCAATTGCTGATAATGAAACAATCGTTCATCTCGCTGCTGAAACAGGCACCGGACAATCCATGTACCAGATCAGTAAATATGTGGATGTGAATATTGGCGGTACTGCCATTCTCTTAGACATCCTGGCGAATAATCAAACAAGTGTAAAGAAAGTAGTGATTGCTTCATCGAGAGCAATTTATGGGGAAGGGAAGTACTTCTCAAAAGAACTTGGTGTTGTATATCCTGAACACAGAACATCAGCTTTGATGGATGCAGGAAATTTTGAAGTAACCTATCCAGGTGCAATTGAACCTTTGCAGTTAATTGCAACAGATGAGGAATCAAAAATTCATCCATCATCTGTATATGGTATAACAAAATACAATCAGGAG
Coding sequences within it:
- a CDS encoding acyltransferase gives rise to the protein MLRKINLLFYYLFRYPAYKIRLGKIGSSTRLINPKIDGHSRIFIGSKVYISDKGWLACEPLTGDENCSLTIGDGTYIGRFSHIYSTSKIEIGKKVLMADKVYLSDNLHSYQNIDLPVIDQPIRQTNPVMIGDGAWIGENVCVIGASVGKNSVIGANSVVTKDIPDYCIAVGSPAIIIKRYNFDTKQWCMTDKEGQFI
- a CDS encoding class I SAM-dependent methyltransferase, with product MKKLIINLLSKAGYQVINKSKINFSVNDYQYEVILPYANYAPWLKDTEFQTIYKKIKDHTLVDMYRCYELWQLTEEIHSIDPSAGFLEVGVWKGGTAGVLGKKLALLNSGVPLYLADTFTGIVKASEKDEFYNGGEHADTTFETVDTLMKGIYSNYKILTGIFPNDTAHQIKPDEKFGLCHIDVDVYQSAKDIVEWIWDRLIIGGMIVFDDYGFHTTTGVTTYVNEQKNMSDRAIIYNLNGHAVIVKIK